In one window of Deinococcus aquiradiocola DNA:
- the lysW gene encoding lysine biosynthesis protein LysW yields the protein MAIIKFESPESGAIIELENPELGELVLDEDTGTELEVVSIDPPRLAPAPQEAEDWGE from the coding sequence ATGGCGATCATCAAATTCGAAAGTCCCGAAAGCGGCGCGATCATCGAACTGGAGAACCCCGAACTGGGCGAACTGGTCCTCGACGAAGACACCGGCACCGAACTGGAAGTCGTGAGCATCGACCCCCCCCGCCTCGCCCCGGCCCCCCAGGAAGCCGAGGACTGGGGAGAATAA
- a CDS encoding MJ0042-type zinc finger domain-containing protein codes for MSILEVTCPVCDEVLELTDTDRAELEVGDAIVCDNCNAEMEVTVNDGEEFELELLGILTTCPNCGEEFDVTEEMLGDEDGDTVTCPHCHAHIELEFEDAPGEP; via the coding sequence ATGAGCATTCTGGAAGTGACGTGCCCGGTCTGTGACGAGGTGCTGGAGTTGACGGACACGGACCGTGCCGAGCTGGAGGTCGGGGACGCCATCGTCTGCGACAACTGCAACGCCGAGATGGAAGTGACGGTCAACGACGGCGAGGAGTTCGAGCTGGAACTGCTGGGCATCCTGACGACCTGCCCGAACTGCGGTGAGGAGTTCGACGTGACCGAGGAGATGCTGGGGGACGAGGACGGCGATACCGTGACGTGCCCGCACTGCCACGCGCACATCGAGCTGGAGTTCGAGGACGCGCCGGGCGAGCCCTGA
- a CDS encoding DUF72 domain-containing protein, which translates to MRVYIGTGGYSNDDWLGLLYPAGTRSTEYLGIYARHFDVVELNSSFYGIPGLKAFAGMAARSAGRVRFTVKLHQVFTHARTPQDSDFDQMLQSPEPLREAGLMGPYLAQFPYSFHRTPENRRYLGMLAERFAGHELAVEFRHGSWDRPEVRAGMAEYGLLWVSPDYPPVGGMPEPQLHVTGEVGYLRLHGRNGGTWWEGTSAAERHDYRYSRAELEGWADQVAAALDAGEAEELYILFENTTQGHALHNIPVLREALEARGVPVWHPDPDAPDPEGAGVDGHQASLF; encoded by the coding sequence ATGCGGGTCTACATCGGCACCGGCGGGTACTCCAACGACGACTGGCTCGGCCTGCTGTACCCGGCCGGCACGCGCAGCACCGAGTACCTCGGCATCTACGCCCGGCACTTCGACGTGGTGGAACTCAACAGCAGCTTCTACGGCATTCCCGGCCTCAAGGCCTTCGCGGGCATGGCGGCCCGCAGCGCCGGACGCGTGCGCTTCACCGTCAAGCTGCATCAGGTGTTCACGCACGCCCGCACCCCGCAGGACAGCGACTTCGACCAGATGCTCCAGAGCCCCGAACCGCTGCGGGAGGCGGGCCTGATGGGGCCTTACCTCGCGCAGTTCCCGTACTCCTTCCACCGCACGCCCGAGAACCGCCGTTACCTCGGCATGCTCGCCGAACGCTTCGCGGGGCACGAACTGGCCGTGGAGTTCCGGCACGGCAGCTGGGACCGCCCGGAAGTCCGCGCGGGCATGGCCGAGTACGGCCTGCTGTGGGTCAGTCCCGACTACCCACCGGTGGGCGGCATGCCGGAACCGCAGCTGCACGTGACGGGCGAGGTCGGGTACCTGCGGCTGCACGGCCGCAACGGCGGCACGTGGTGGGAAGGCACGAGCGCCGCCGAGCGCCACGACTACCGCTACAGCCGCGCGGAACTGGAGGGCTGGGCGGACCAGGTGGCCGCCGCCCTGGACGCGGGCGAGGCCGAGGAACTCTACATCCTGTTCGAGAACACCACGCAGGGGCACGCGCTGCACAACATTCCCGTGCTGCGAGAAGCGCTGGAGGCGCGCGGCGTGCCGGTCTGGCATCCGGACCCGGACGCGCCCGACCCGGAAGGCGCGGGCGTGGACGGGCACCAGGCCAGCCTCTTCTGA
- a CDS encoding response regulator, translating to MGGRKRQVLLVDDNPNDLELALEVLGQDSDGPEVVTAQGGPEALAYLHTHRDDRHRRPSLVLLDLNMPQLDGLGVLDAIRADEKLHDIPVVMLTTSREQKDIQAAYRRGANGYLVKPPDLSMFADTMRATLTFWLGLNQIAQPHL from the coding sequence ATGGGTGGACGCAAGCGACAGGTGCTGCTGGTCGACGACAATCCGAACGACCTGGAGCTCGCCCTGGAAGTGCTGGGGCAGGACTCCGACGGTCCAGAGGTCGTCACGGCCCAGGGCGGCCCCGAAGCGCTCGCGTACCTGCACACACACCGCGACGACCGCCACCGCCGCCCCAGCCTCGTGCTGCTCGACCTGAACATGCCGCAACTCGACGGACTCGGCGTGCTGGACGCCATCCGCGCCGACGAGAAACTCCACGACATTCCCGTCGTGATGCTCACCACCAGCCGCGAACAGAAGGACATCCAGGCCGCGTACCGGCGCGGCGCGAACGGCTACCTCGTCAAACCGCCGGACCTGTCCATGTTCGCCGACACGATGCGCGCCACCCTGACCTTCTGGCTCGGCCTGAACCAGATCGCCCAGCCGCACCTCTGA
- the hisF gene encoding imidazole glycerol phosphate synthase subunit HisF gives MLTKRIIPCLDVQNGRVVKNVRFFEDHRDAGDPLTLAQAYEQQQADELVFYDITATHEGRKLMLDVAARVAEAVMMPLTVGGGVESVADFRQLLLAGADKISVNSSAVRRPQLIREASDHFGAQCVVLSIDAKRRPDGSGWNVFVGGGRIDTGLDLLAWAQEGERLGAGELCLNVMDADGTRAGFDLQATRAVSDAVNLPVIASGGAGRVQDFYDVLTEGHADAALAASVFHFGELTVNGVKAELKQRGLNVRPAWSDV, from the coding sequence GTGTTGACCAAGCGCATCATTCCCTGCCTGGACGTCCAGAACGGACGGGTCGTCAAGAACGTCCGGTTCTTCGAGGACCACCGTGACGCGGGCGACCCCCTGACCCTCGCGCAGGCCTACGAGCAGCAGCAGGCCGACGAACTGGTCTTCTACGACATCACCGCCACGCACGAGGGCCGCAAACTCATGCTGGACGTCGCCGCGCGCGTCGCGGAGGCCGTCATGATGCCGCTCACGGTGGGCGGCGGCGTCGAGAGTGTGGCGGACTTCCGGCAGCTGCTGCTCGCCGGAGCCGACAAGATCAGCGTGAACAGCAGCGCCGTGCGCCGCCCGCAGCTCATCCGGGAGGCCAGCGACCATTTCGGCGCGCAGTGCGTGGTGCTCAGCATCGACGCCAAACGCCGCCCGGACGGGAGCGGCTGGAACGTCTTCGTGGGCGGCGGCCGCATCGACACGGGCCTCGACCTGCTCGCGTGGGCGCAGGAGGGCGAGCGGCTCGGGGCGGGCGAACTGTGCCTGAACGTGATGGACGCCGACGGGACCCGTGCGGGCTTCGACCTGCAGGCCACGCGCGCCGTGAGCGACGCCGTGAACCTGCCGGTCATCGCGTCGGGCGGCGCGGGCCGCGTGCAGGACTTCTACGACGTGCTGACCGAAGGGCACGCGGACGCCGCGCTCGCCGCGAGCGTCTTCCATTTCGGCGAACTGACCGTGAACGGCGTGAAGGCCGAACTGAAACAGCGGGGCCTGAACGTCCGCCCCGCCTGGAGCGACGTATGA
- the hisIE gene encoding bifunctional phosphoribosyl-AMP cyclohydrolase/phosphoribosyl-ATP diphosphatase HisIE, which translates to MTTPDPALPPTPATPDLTRVRFGPDGLVPVVTQDAATGEVLMQAYADLAALQHTLATRQGTYYSRSRGEQWVKGLTSGHVQHVESVALDCDGDSVLYRVHQHGPACHTGERSCFFTPLLAAEEETDAGQGLDGVLERVYGTIRERLDTLPEGSYVARLHAGGLDRVLKKVAEESGEVLLATKNAGTGTDDERAAARAELSTEVADLLFHTLFAMAEVGVTPGDVAAVLRGREGRTGLKGPKEVG; encoded by the coding sequence ATGACCACCCCCGACCCTGCCCTCCCCCCCACCCCGGCCACCCCGGACCTGACGCGCGTGCGGTTCGGCCCGGACGGCCTCGTGCCGGTCGTGACGCAGGACGCCGCGACCGGCGAGGTCCTGATGCAGGCGTACGCGGACCTCGCCGCGCTGCAGCACACGCTCGCCACACGGCAGGGCACGTACTACAGCCGTTCGCGCGGCGAGCAGTGGGTCAAGGGCCTCACGAGCGGGCACGTGCAGCACGTGGAAAGCGTCGCCCTCGACTGCGACGGCGACAGCGTCCTGTACCGCGTGCACCAGCACGGTCCCGCCTGCCACACCGGCGAACGCAGCTGCTTCTTCACGCCGCTCCTCGCAGCGGAAGAGGAGACGGACGCGGGTCAGGGGCTGGACGGCGTGCTGGAACGCGTGTACGGCACCATCCGCGAACGCCTGGACACCCTGCCGGAAGGCAGTTACGTGGCGCGCCTGCACGCGGGCGGCCTGGACCGCGTGCTGAAGAAGGTCGCGGAGGAGTCCGGCGAGGTGCTGCTCGCCACCAAGAATGCCGGGACCGGCACGGACGACGAGCGGGCCGCCGCGCGCGCCGAGCTGAGCACCGAGGTCGCCGACCTGCTCTTCCACACGCTGTTCGCGATGGCGGAGGTCGGCGTGACGCCCGGCGACGTGGCCGCCGTCCTGCGGGGCCGCGAGGGCCGCACCGGCCTGAAAGGCCCCAAGGAAGTCGGCTGA